A section of the Campylobacter lanienae NCTC 13004 genome encodes:
- a CDS encoding (Fe-S)-binding protein, translating into MRKVYFFATCLGSAAMQDSVLNAIKLLRRGGVEVIFKKNQTCCSQPSFNSGYFDESRAVAMHNINLFDEDIPIIVPSGSCAGMMGHDYLELFEGSSEFDKVQKFAARVYDLSQYLDEILKVDYQDKGDKIKVAWHSNCHALRVAKSVESSKNLIRKLSNVELIELEHEEECCGFGGTFSIKESDISNAMALAKIEDIKNTGASYLISGDGGCLLNIAGTMKRNGVDIKCLHLYDFLIKRLEGVSL; encoded by the coding sequence ATGAGAAAAGTATATTTTTTCGCTACTTGCCTTGGTAGTGCTGCTATGCAAGATAGCGTTTTAAATGCTATTAAACTTCTACGCCGTGGGGGCGTGGAGGTGATTTTCAAAAAAAATCAAACCTGTTGCTCTCAACCATCTTTTAATAGCGGATATTTTGATGAGAGTAGAGCTGTAGCTATGCATAATATAAATTTATTTGATGAAGATATCCCGATTATCGTCCCTAGTGGCTCTTGCGCTGGTATGATGGGGCATGATTATTTAGAGCTTTTTGAAGGAAGTAGCGAATTTGACAAGGTTCAAAAATTCGCCGCTAGAGTATATGATCTAAGTCAATACTTAGATGAAATTCTAAAAGTAGATTACCAAGATAAAGGCGATAAAATCAAAGTCGCATGGCACTCTAATTGCCACGCTTTAAGAGTAGCTAAAAGCGTAGAATCTAGCAAAAATTTAATCCGCAAACTATCAAATGTAGAGTTAATCGAGCTTGAACATGAAGAGGAGTGCTGCGGTTTTGGTGGGACATTTTCAATCAAAGAGAGCGATATCTCAAACGCAATGGCACTAGCTAAAATAGAAGATATCAAAAATACAGGCGCTAGCTACTTAATAAGTGGCGATGGTGGTTGCTTATTAAACATTGCAGGCACAATGAAACGAAATGGCGTAGATATCAAATGTCTTCATCTATATGATTTTTTGATTAAACGCTTAGAAGGAGTATCCCTATGA
- a CDS encoding response regulator transcription factor gives MSSKILLIEDEPMLCEMISDYLVEQGFEVVSSDNYEDGLSLAYEGKFDIFIFDVKIIGGNGFDLLNELRSSGINTPCIYITSLNDINDLVKGFKSGCDDYIKKPFELAELHLRVDNILKRKFSHSSSDNYVEISPNIKFDIIQKRLIKDNAIVQIAKKEADLLVLFLKNRGKILSRDEIYMNLWDYGQVPSELSLRVYIRNLRKIIGEEKIISHPKIGYEYV, from the coding sequence ATGAGTAGCAAAATACTTCTAATAGAAGATGAGCCTATGCTTTGTGAGATGATTAGTGATTATCTTGTGGAGCAGGGCTTTGAAGTTGTAAGTAGTGATAACTATGAAGATGGCTTGAGTTTAGCGTATGAGGGTAAATTTGATATTTTTATCTTTGATGTCAAGATTATAGGAGGTAATGGCTTTGATCTACTTAATGAGCTTAGAAGCTCTGGGATCAATACTCCTTGTATCTATATCACTTCATTAAATGATATAAATGATCTAGTTAAGGGCTTTAAGAGTGGTTGCGATGACTATATCAAAAAGCCTTTTGAGTTAGCTGAATTACATCTAAGAGTAGATAATATCCTAAAACGCAAATTTAGCCACTCAAGTAGTGATAACTATGTAGAAATCTCTCCAAATATAAAGTTTGATATAATACAAAAGAGATTAATCAAAGATAATGCTATAGTCCAAATAGCCAAAAAAGAGGCTGATTTGTTGGTTTTATTTTTAAAAAATCGTGGCAAAATTTTAAGCAGAGATGAGATATATATGAATTTATGGGATTATGGCCAGGTACCAAGTGAGCTAAGTCTAAGAGTATATATCAGAAATTTGCGTAAAATAATTGGCGAAGAAAAGATAATCTCACATCCAAAAATAGGCTATGAATATGTATAG
- a CDS encoding LutB/LldF family L-lactate oxidation iron-sulfur protein: MSKKMPHEQIVKIKLGDTQLRQNLTVAMHTLQKNRLNVINAKFSNWQGLRDKAKKAKNNALMSLSDRLIEFEKNATKNGIKVHWASSATDACEIIYELMRQNNIKKILKGKSMASEEIGLNHYLANKGLNAIETDLGELIIQLNDEAPVHIVVPAIHKNRNEIGKIFQEKLGSNLESEPEKLNQIARKHLRDQFEGLEMGLSGVNFAMSKEGAFWLIENEGNGRMCTTAPKIHVALCGIEKVMESFEDAATMVHLLTPSATGQFIPTYNNIITAPRNDEFDGPKEVHLILFDHHRSDMLAHHDYYEALRCIRCGACMNFCPVYDKIGGHSYQTVYPGPIGEVISPNIFGMEATGDILTFCSLCGRCSEVCPVRIPLADLIRKLRANKVGQGKNPPLSTQNSHKNRAEAFAMKQFAKIATNGALWRFSLSKTHLFNSVLHKFQNSIPVIKSWSQYKELPQIKKNLYKELENMEGVRYE, translated from the coding sequence ATGAGTAAAAAAATGCCACACGAACAAATCGTAAAAATCAAACTTGGCGATACTCAATTAAGACAAAATCTCACAGTCGCTATGCACACCTTACAAAAAAACCGCCTAAATGTGATAAATGCGAAATTTAGTAATTGGCAAGGATTAAGAGATAAGGCTAAAAAAGCTAAAAATAACGCCCTAATGTCTCTTAGCGATAGATTAATTGAATTCGAAAAAAACGCCACAAAAAACGGCATTAAAGTCCATTGGGCTAGCTCAGCTACTGATGCTTGTGAGATAATATATGAGTTAATGCGCCAAAACAATATCAAAAAGATATTAAAAGGCAAATCTATGGCTAGTGAAGAGATAGGATTAAATCACTATCTAGCTAATAAGGGATTAAATGCTATTGAGACTGACCTTGGTGAGCTAATAATACAATTAAATGATGAAGCACCAGTCCATATAGTCGTTCCAGCAATCCATAAAAATCGCAATGAAATAGGCAAAATTTTTCAAGAAAAATTAGGCTCAAATTTAGAAAGCGAACCAGAAAAACTAAATCAAATAGCTAGAAAACATTTAAGAGATCAGTTTGAAGGCTTAGAAATGGGACTTAGTGGTGTAAATTTCGCTATGTCTAAAGAGGGCGCATTTTGGCTCATTGAAAATGAAGGAAATGGTAGAATGTGCACTACCGCTCCTAAAATCCATGTTGCACTTTGTGGGATTGAGAAGGTTATGGAGAGCTTTGAAGATGCTGCTACTATGGTTCATCTACTCACACCATCAGCCACGGGACAATTCATCCCTACATATAACAACATAATCACAGCCCCAAGAAATGATGAATTTGATGGGCCAAAAGAGGTTCATTTGATACTATTTGATCATCACAGAAGTGATATGCTAGCTCATCATGACTACTATGAGGCTCTTAGATGTATTAGATGTGGGGCGTGTATGAATTTCTGCCCTGTATATGACAAAATCGGCGGCCATAGTTATCAAACTGTCTATCCTGGGCCTATTGGCGAGGTTATTAGTCCAAATATATTTGGTATGGAAGCAACCGGTGATATACTTACATTTTGTTCGCTTTGTGGTAGATGTAGTGAGGTTTGCCCTGTTAGAATCCCGCTAGCTGATCTAATTAGAAAGCTAAGAGCAAATAAAGTTGGCCAAGGCAAAAATCCACCACTTAGCACGCAAAATAGCCATAAAAATAGAGCCGAAGCCTTTGCGATGAAGCAGTTTGCTAAGATCGCTACAAATGGTGCTTTATGGAGATTTAGCCTTAGTAAAACTCATCTATTTAACTCAGTTTTACATAAATTCCAAAACTCAATCCCAGTTATAAAAAGCTGGAGCCAATACAAAGAGCTACCACAGATTAAAAAAAATCTATATAAAGAGCTTGAAAATATGGAAGGAGTTCGCTATGAATAG
- a CDS encoding lactate permease LctP family transporter — protein sequence MQWTQIYDPLGNIWLSALVAFLPILCFLVSLLVFKLKGYMAAFLTVILASVLALFVYDMPFSLIGASFVQGFAQGMWPIAWIIIAAIFLYKLSVKSGSFEVIKQSVISITPDHRIQVILIGFCFGSFLEGAIGFGGPVAITAALLVGLGLKPLYAAGLCLIANTAPVAFGAVGIPIIAMANLVGVEQYEVSAMVGRMLVPLSLTVPFFIVFLMDGFKGVKETFPAILVAAISFTATQFISSNYLGAELPDIVSAVVSLICTTAFLKIWKPSNIFRLDDQTDFTSKTELSNGQIFKAWLPFILLIACIILWTQPWFKALFAKGGVFDYTVVTLAANNVGTSIVDATGKAIGLNLNISFVGLQAGTAILLAAFLSIWFLKIKANDAADCFWDTLKEMAIPCITIGLVVSFAFIAKNAAMSTTLGLAFAQTGDAFAFFSPVIGWIGVFLTGSDTSSNLLFGPLQQVSARELGVGEALFLAANSVGGVVGKMISPQSIAIACAAVGLVGRESELFKFTLKYSVAFIILIGIWTLIIAFFMQGIIPDIVLKG from the coding sequence ATGCAATGGACACAGATATATGATCCACTTGGCAATATATGGCTAAGTGCGTTGGTGGCGTTTTTGCCAATTTTATGTTTTTTGGTTTCGCTTTTAGTTTTTAAGCTAAAAGGCTATATGGCTGCTTTTTTAACAGTTATTTTGGCTTCTGTTTTGGCGTTATTTGTATATGATATGCCTTTTTCTCTCATCGGTGCTAGCTTCGTTCAAGGCTTCGCACAAGGTATGTGGCCGATCGCTTGGATCATCATCGCTGCGATATTCTTATACAAACTTTCAGTTAAATCTGGCTCATTTGAAGTTATCAAACAAAGCGTTATTAGCATCACTCCAGACCACAGAATTCAAGTTATCTTAATTGGATTTTGTTTTGGTTCATTCTTAGAAGGTGCTATCGGTTTTGGTGGCCCAGTTGCTATCACTGCTGCGCTTTTAGTTGGTCTTGGACTTAAGCCTTTATATGCTGCTGGATTGTGTCTGATAGCTAATACTGCTCCTGTTGCCTTTGGTGCTGTGGGTATTCCTATTATTGCGATGGCAAATTTAGTTGGTGTAGAACAATATGAAGTCTCAGCAATGGTTGGTAGAATGCTAGTTCCACTTAGCCTTACTGTTCCATTTTTCATTGTATTTTTAATGGATGGATTTAAAGGTGTTAAAGAGACATTTCCAGCAATTTTAGTAGCTGCAATTAGCTTTACTGCTACACAATTTATCAGCTCAAACTACCTTGGTGCCGAGCTTCCTGATATTGTTTCTGCTGTTGTATCTCTTATTTGTACTACTGCATTTTTGAAAATTTGGAAACCATCTAATATATTTAGACTTGATGACCAAACAGACTTTACAAGCAAAACCGAACTTAGTAACGGCCAAATATTCAAAGCTTGGCTACCATTTATCCTATTAATCGCTTGTATAATTCTATGGACTCAACCATGGTTTAAAGCGCTATTTGCTAAAGGCGGGGTATTTGATTACACAGTTGTAACTCTAGCTGCTAACAATGTAGGCACAAGCATAGTTGATGCTACTGGTAAGGCTATTGGGTTAAATTTAAATATCAGCTTTGTAGGCCTTCAAGCTGGCACCGCTATATTACTAGCTGCTTTCTTATCAATTTGGTTTTTAAAAATCAAAGCCAACGACGCCGCAGATTGCTTCTGGGATACGCTAAAAGAGATGGCGATTCCTTGTATTACAATCGGTCTTGTTGTATCATTTGCCTTTATCGCTAAAAACGCTGCTATGAGTACAACTCTAGGTCTTGCTTTTGCTCAAACTGGCGATGCTTTTGCCTTCTTTAGCCCTGTGATTGGTTGGATAGGCGTATTCTTAACAGGTTCAGATACAAGCTCAAATCTTCTATTTGGCCCACTTCAACAAGTTAGCGCTAGAGAGCTTGGTGTTGGTGAAGCACTATTTTTGGCAGCTAACTCTGTTGGTGGTGTCGTAGGTAAGATGATAAGCCCACAAAGTATCGCTATAGCGTGCGCTGCTGTTGGTTTAGTAGGTCGTGAGAGTGAGCTATTTAAATTCACACTTAAATACTCAGTTGCTTTCATTATCTTAATTGGTATTTGGACTTTAATCATCGCATTCTTTATGCAAGGAATTATCCCAGATATCGTACTTAAGGGTTAA
- a CDS encoding AsmA-like C-terminal domain-containing protein, giving the protein MNTISKIIFKNRFLVIFLTLFIAIFLALFIWLKIGIKIESLDFDRFKISQLYIKLDNKITLKAKNIDILPSDNNQTNSKESLKSIHFAKWIDMLFNTIELENISIGQRKSYFIYTDNKFNLDSKNLYINAHLTRQNHNLNLSINEMRFKDLNTTINGYLNLNFYDDKHSFRGKFSSYELNGDLSLNIDNDILNYEISNVSAPSIAQFMEALASKISLDNEIKNWIYGYIIAKDYRLEILRGKFNFSDNNPFIPQIYAKASANMPIVKFHPNLPAATASSVIITFENSNLIFDIKDPIYQDQKADVGLSINNLDSDSNLILDIKTKSLYSQSINDILKAYDISIPITQDSGALDTKLRLDIYLNNAKVSADGEFVLDESVIDISGAKFNSKHAQISLKNDKITIQNGHIQNSIFDANFSAFIDANSKIANFDTKFNSFIIPNLINIKNLDDNITLNFTNDAVISSKSLGYDVNLSQPISINIPKIDNIKPYSKLINDLNITKANIKVTTDDFDKFSARATNVNFNLPIINRKNDSYTDDNFTIKIDDIIDIKSDSGVINATIINDEINIFLNSAKISIDTNSAKSNLETNINFIATDTIINATDINKTIFFEHFSGSKNQNELKFDGEFDGGYISIIEGKNILKVKGNGISATVINDIMDFNSFSEGIFGIKLIGQNSRNFKADLELKDTYLNDYIIYQQLLVFLDSIPSLLIFKVPDFNTKGFSVKDGIIRIQRVDDNLTIHAIDIKGASADIIGSGNINLKDNSLDIILELKLLKDASTIIDKIPLVNHILLGKDKSISTIITINGTIDKPDIKTQVIKDVLKTPFSIIKNTLTLPFVIFE; this is encoded by the coding sequence ATGAATACAATCTCAAAAATTATATTCAAAAATCGCTTTTTGGTGATATTTTTAACACTATTTATAGCCATCTTTCTTGCCCTTTTTATATGGTTAAAAATCGGAATTAAAATAGAATCGCTAGATTTTGACCGATTTAAAATTTCGCAATTATATATAAAATTAGATAACAAAATTACACTAAAAGCAAAAAATATAGATATTTTACCATCTGATAATAATCAAACTAACTCCAAAGAGTCGCTAAAATCCATACACTTTGCCAAATGGATCGATATGCTATTTAATACAATAGAGTTAGAAAACATCTCAATAGGCCAAAGAAAATCCTACTTCATCTACACAGATAATAAATTTAATCTAGATAGCAAAAATCTATATATCAACGCTCATCTAACTAGACAAAATCACAATTTAAATTTATCCATAAATGAGATGAGATTTAAAGATCTCAATACCACAATTAATGGATATTTGAATTTAAATTTCTACGATGATAAGCATAGTTTTAGGGGCAAATTTAGCTCATATGAGCTAAATGGGGATTTGAGCTTAAATATCGATAATGATATCTTAAATTATGAAATATCCAATGTCAGCGCACCTAGCATAGCTCAATTTATGGAGGCTTTAGCTAGCAAGATAAGCTTAGATAATGAGATAAAAAATTGGATATATGGATATATAATTGCCAAAGATTATAGGCTTGAAATTTTGCGTGGGAAGTTTAATTTTAGTGATAATAATCCATTTATACCACAGATATATGCCAAAGCAAGTGCCAATATGCCAATTGTCAAATTCCACCCTAATCTCCCAGCTGCGACTGCTAGTTCGGTTATAATCACCTTTGAAAACTCAAATTTGATATTTGATATCAAAGATCCGATTTATCAAGACCAAAAAGCCGATGTGGGACTAAGCATAAATAACCTAGATAGCGATTCAAATTTGATATTAGATATCAAGACCAAATCCCTATATAGCCAAAGTATAAATGATATACTAAAAGCCTATGATATATCAATCCCAATCACGCAAGATAGCGGGGCTTTGGATACGAAACTGCGTCTTGATATCTATCTTAACAATGCCAAAGTCAGTGCTGATGGCGAGTTTGTCTTAGATGAGAGCGTGATAGATATATCTGGGGCTAAATTTAACTCCAAACACGCTCAAATAAGCTTAAAAAATGATAAAATCACAATCCAAAACGGCCATATCCAAAATAGCATTTTTGATGCGAATTTTAGTGCTTTTATAGACGCAAATAGCAAAATTGCCAACTTCGATACCAAATTCAACTCATTTATAATCCCAAATTTAATTAATATCAAAAATTTAGATGACAATATCACCTTAAATTTTACAAATGACGCTGTAATCAGCTCTAAAAGCTTAGGCTATGATGTAAATTTAAGCCAACCAATAAGTATAAATATCCCAAAAATTGATAATATCAAGCCCTATTCTAAGCTCATAAACGACCTAAATATCACAAAAGCTAATATCAAGGTTACCACAGATGACTTTGATAAATTTAGCGCTAGAGCAACTAATGTGAATTTCAATCTACCAATCATAAATAGAAAAAATGATAGCTACACTGATGATAATTTCACTATAAAAATAGATGATATAATAGATATAAAAAGTGATAGCGGAGTGATAAACGCTACCATTATAAATGATGAGATAAATATATTTTTAAACTCAGCCAAAATCTCTATTGATACAAATTCAGCCAAAAGTAACCTAGAAACAAATATAAATTTCATTGCCACTGATACGATCATAAACGCCACAGATATCAATAAAACAATATTCTTTGAGCATTTCAGCGGTAGCAAAAACCAAAATGAGCTTAAATTTGATGGTGAGTTTGATGGTGGATATATATCTATAATTGAAGGCAAAAATATCTTAAAAGTCAAAGGAAATGGTATCTCGGCTACTGTAATCAATGATATTATGGATTTTAATAGCTTTAGCGAAGGTATTTTTGGTATTAAGTTAATAGGTCAAAATAGTAGGAATTTTAAAGCCGATTTAGAGCTTAAAGATACATATTTAAATGATTATATAATCTACCAACAACTCTTAGTATTTTTAGACTCTATACCATCTTTATTGATATTTAAAGTCCCAGATTTTAACACCAAAGGTTTTAGCGTTAAAGATGGGATTATAAGAATCCAAAGAGTTGATGATAATCTTACTATCCACGCTATAGATATCAAAGGCGCAAGCGCTGATATAATAGGTAGTGGAAATATAAATTTAAAAGACAATAGCCTAGATATAATCCTAGAGCTAAAGCTACTAAAAGACGCTAGTACTATAATAGACAAAATTCCATTAGTCAATCACATATTATTAGGCAAAGATAAAAGCATATCCACCATAATCACCATAAATGGCACGATAGATAAGCCAGATATCAAAACACAAGTTATAAAAGATGTCTTAAAAACCCCATTTAGTATAATCAAAAATACACTAACCTTACCATTTGTGATTTTTGAATGA
- a CDS encoding sensor histidine kinase yields the protein MYSKKYILPIFLLYTLSSMIFLIGFATMYYKEAKFDIIKRDKIRLEAFAKELEYILRLNNNIDNIMKLKSFYPINFYNIKTGKYIYKSFDTPKFKGKFYEGLDALYMRENIHAKRRTIELFVELKSEDTIKDINQLFWRVWLIAGAVFVLVGLIAFVLVKLAYLPLLAQIKALNNFITDTTHEINTPLSVILMSSEMFDKNPPKYLENIKIAAKTLSGIYNDLALNLKNNPNVISKFNIQTLLESRIKLFELSANSKGLKFEIKTSSFELSSDIQKVGKILDNLISNAIKYSSKNSKIIINLDQNSFEIINFGATISKENIDKIYDKFSRFDTQNGGFGIGLSLVKRYCDELGLSIECESGDNQTKFRVILRDFKDR from the coding sequence ATGTATAGCAAAAAGTATATTTTGCCAATATTTTTGCTATATACTCTTTCTAGTATGATATTTTTAATTGGATTTGCTACTATGTATTATAAAGAGGCGAAATTTGATATAATCAAACGAGATAAGATCCGCTTAGAGGCCTTTGCTAAAGAGCTTGAGTATATACTTCGCTTAAATAATAATATAGATAATATAATGAAATTAAAATCTTTTTATCCAATTAATTTTTATAATATCAAAACAGGTAAATATATCTATAAAAGCTTTGATACACCTAAATTTAAAGGCAAATTTTATGAAGGTTTAGATGCTTTGTATATGAGAGAGAATATCCACGCTAAAAGACGAACAATAGAGCTATTTGTAGAGTTAAAAAGCGAAGATACTATTAAGGATATAAATCAGCTTTTTTGGCGTGTGTGGCTTATTGCTGGGGCGGTTTTTGTTTTGGTTGGGCTTATTGCTTTTGTTTTGGTTAAGCTTGCGTATTTGCCACTTTTGGCACAAATAAAAGCGCTTAATAATTTTATTACAGATACTACGCATGAGATTAATACCCCTTTGAGCGTGATACTTATGAGTAGTGAGATGTTTGATAAAAATCCGCCAAAATATTTAGAAAATATCAAAATAGCAGCCAAAACTCTGAGTGGAATTTATAATGATTTGGCTTTGAATTTAAAGAATAATCCAAATGTTATTAGTAAATTTAATATCCAAACTCTGCTTGAGAGTCGCATTAAGTTATTTGAGCTTTCAGCTAATTCAAAGGGGCTTAAATTTGAGATTAAAACTAGTTCTTTTGAGCTATCTAGCGATATACAAAAAGTTGGTAAAATATTGGATAATCTCATATCAAATGCGATAAAATATAGTAGTAAAAATTCCAAAATTATTATCAATTTAGACCAAAATAGCTTTGAGATAATCAATTTTGGAGCTACTATCTCTAAGGAGAATATAGATAAAATTTATGATAAATTCAGCCGTTTTGATACGCAAAATGGCGGCTTTGGGATTGGGCTTAGCTTGGTTAAGCGATATTGTGATGAGCTTGGGCTTAGTATCGAGTGTGAAAGTGGCGATAATCAAACTAAATTTAGAGTGATTTTAAGAGATTTTAAAGATAGATAA
- the htpG gene encoding molecular chaperone HtpG yields the protein MQKHQFQTQVSDLLNLMIHSLYSNKEIFLRELISNASDALDKLNYLCLTNDDYKSLQYTPRIDIKLDKEAKTLVITDNGIGMDEDDLINNLGTIARSGTKGFIESMSGDAKKDSSLIGQFGVGFYSAFMVANKIEVISRKALSSDAYKWSSDTNGYEISKSTLDSHGTQITLYLNDDEFTDSFRIENIITKYSNHIPYPIYMDRDEWVAPQDNEKEGHYESKNSQINKASALWRMSKSTLKDSDYNDFYKQISHDSSDPLLHIHTKAEGKIEYSTLFYIPSTQPFDLFRVDYQSGVKLYVKRVFITDDAKELLPPYLRFVRGVMDVEDIPLNVSREILQENKILTAVKDQSVKKILSELEKLLNNDKEKYSKLYSLFGNVIKEGLYGFNANKDNILNLCLFKSTLNDKPITLKEYKAAMKEDQKSIYYISGQNESMLRNSPLLEGFKSKGINVLICDEEIDTIVLPMVNEYDSTPFKSINSSDIDSEITSSEISTSDETNALISKIKEILKDEVKDVKISNRLSDSVACLIYDKNDPDYAMQTLLKQMGQEAPKIKPILEINPNHEIIAKLANNELMINDVAILILNMAKISEGMSIENPSEFSSKLAKIISKAL from the coding sequence ATGCAAAAACATCAATTTCAAACACAAGTGAGCGATCTTTTAAATTTAATGATCCACTCACTCTACTCTAATAAAGAGATATTCTTAAGAGAGTTAATCTCAAACGCAAGCGACGCACTAGATAAGCTAAATTATCTATGCTTAACTAATGATGATTATAAATCACTTCAATACACCCCTAGAATTGATATCAAACTAGATAAAGAGGCCAAAACATTAGTAATCACAGATAATGGCATAGGCATGGATGAAGATGATCTAATCAACAATCTAGGCACCATCGCAAGAAGCGGAACAAAAGGCTTTATAGAATCCATGAGCGGAGATGCGAAGAAAGATAGCTCATTAATAGGTCAATTTGGGGTTGGATTTTACTCAGCATTTATGGTAGCTAACAAAATAGAAGTTATCAGTCGCAAAGCCCTAAGTAGCGATGCATATAAATGGAGTAGCGATACAAATGGATATGAAATTTCAAAATCCACGCTAGATAGCCACGGCACACAGATCACTCTATACCTTAATGATGATGAATTTACAGATAGTTTTAGAATAGAAAATATCATCACAAAATACTCAAATCACATTCCATATCCTATTTATATGGATAGAGATGAGTGGGTAGCCCCACAAGATAATGAAAAAGAGGGCCATTATGAGAGCAAAAATTCTCAAATCAACAAAGCAAGCGCCCTATGGAGAATGAGTAAATCTACTTTAAAAGATAGCGATTACAATGACTTTTATAAGCAAATAAGCCACGATAGTAGCGATCCACTATTGCATATCCATACAAAAGCAGAGGGCAAAATAGAGTATTCTACCCTATTTTATATCCCATCAACTCAACCATTTGATCTATTTAGAGTAGATTATCAAAGTGGTGTAAAACTCTATGTTAAGCGTGTATTTATCACTGATGACGCTAAAGAGCTTCTACCGCCATATCTTAGATTTGTGCGTGGGGTTATGGATGTAGAAGATATCCCATTAAATGTAAGCCGTGAAATCTTACAAGAGAATAAAATTCTAACCGCAGTCAAAGACCAAAGCGTCAAAAAAATCCTAAGCGAATTAGAAAAACTACTAAATAACGATAAAGAAAAATACTCTAAGCTCTACTCTCTTTTTGGTAATGTTATCAAAGAGGGCCTATATGGATTTAATGCTAATAAAGATAATATCTTAAATTTATGCCTATTTAAATCCACTCTAAACGACAAGCCAATCACGCTAAAAGAGTATAAAGCCGCAATGAAAGAAGATCAAAAATCGATATATTATATCAGCGGCCAAAATGAGAGTATGCTACGAAACTCACCACTTTTAGAAGGGTTTAAATCCAAAGGGATAAATGTCCTAATCTGTGATGAAGAGATAGATACAATAGTCTTGCCTATGGTAAATGAGTATGACTCCACACCATTTAAGAGTATAAATAGCTCTGATATAGATAGCGAGATAACTAGCAGTGAAATTTCAACTAGTGATGAGACAAACGCCCTAATAAGCAAAATCAAAGAGATCTTAAAAGATGAAGTCAAAGATGTCAAAATATCAAATCGCCTAAGCGACTCCGTAGCGTGCCTAATCTATGACAAAAATGACCCAGACTACGCTATGCAAACTTTATTAAAACAGATGGGTCAAGAAGCACCAAAAATCAAGCCAATCTTAGAGATCAATCCAAATCACGAAATCATCGCCAAATTAGCTAATAACGAATTAATGATAAACGATGTTGCTATACTAATCCTAAATATGGCTAAAATCAGCGAAGGTATGAGTATAGAAAATCCAAGCGAATTTAGCTCTAAACTCGCTAAAATTATATCCAAAGCTCTATAA
- a CDS encoding LutC/YkgG family protein — MNRIDEISAKSKNLILSRLKDSYKITGHESTPSIDPVEHIQTTDNTLAEMKQKMSDNKYIVHECEPSALEDTINEIVASYGYKKMIYGSGLNLNLDKIKADQKICFDKPIEELRSDVFHSEFSIVHAEYGVSSHGVALLKSSQAQPRMLSLAPNLCIVLLKKDRVKNSLVSALNALKVDQNGKLPSNILFIAGPSRTADIELITVFGVHGSQKAHLILY; from the coding sequence ATGAATAGAATAGATGAAATTTCAGCTAAATCAAAAAATTTAATTCTTTCTCGCTTAAAAGATAGCTACAAAATCACAGGCCATGAATCCACTCCTAGCATAGATCCAGTAGAGCATATCCAAACTACAGATAATACTCTTGCTGAAATGAAGCAAAAAATGAGCGATAACAAATATATCGTCCATGAATGCGAGCCATCAGCTCTAGAAGATACGATAAATGAGATTGTAGCTAGCTATGGATACAAAAAAATGATCTATGGAAGTGGGTTGAATTTAAATTTAGATAAGATTAAAGCTGATCAAAAAATCTGTTTCGATAAGCCTATAGAAGAGCTAAGAAGCGATGTATTTCATAGTGAGTTCTCTATAGTTCATGCCGAATATGGCGTCAGCTCTCATGGCGTAGCATTGCTAAAATCTAGCCAAGCTCAACCTAGAATGCTAAGCCTAGCGCCAAATCTTTGTATAGTTTTACTTAAAAAAGATAGAGTCAAAAACTCACTAGTAAGCGCTCTAAACGCCCTAAAAGTCGATCAAAACGGCAAATTACCAAGTAATATTTTATTTATCGCTGGGCCATCTAGGACAGCTGATATAGAGCTTATAACTGTTTTTGGCGTTCATGGCTCACAAAAAGCACATTTAATTTTATATTAA